The genomic interval CTTTAAACACTCCGTTTTCGCACTCCCTTTTATTTTCGTGGCGATGATTGTCTCCTCCAAAGCGCAAAGTGGCACCGTCTGGTTTGGATTTAAACTGTTAATTTTTGGACTACTCGCCGCTGTAAGTGCGCGTAATTTTGCGATGGCATTTAACCGCTATGCCGATCGCGATATTGATAAGTACAATCCACGAACCGCCAATCGCCCGAGTGTCGATGGACGCATTGGTACGTTCAATATGCAGCTTTTTATTGCGCTCAATGCTATTGTTTTTATTGTCGTCGCATATCTTATTAATGATCTTGCCTTTTACCTCAGCATTCCAATTTTGATTATTTTGGGCGGTTATTCCCTGTTTAAACGTTTTTCACCGTATGCACATTTGGTACTTGGAGTTTCGCTTGGATTGGCACCTATTGCGGGTGTCGTCGCGATTCAAGAATCCATTCCGTTGTGGTCGATTTTACTCTCCATTGGGGTGATGTACTGGGTGGCAGGGTTTGATCTGCTTTACTCCTTGCAAGATATGGAGTATGATAAAGCCAATGGACTTTTCTCGATTCCCTCCCGCTTTGGCAAAGAGGCGACTTTTTTTATCTCACGGCTGTTTCATGCCCAAACCGTACTGTTTTGGTTTCTATTTGTGCTCAGCGCTGATCTTGGATTTTTGGCGTATGTGGGTGTTTTAATCTCTGCGATTGTGCTCTTTTTTGAACATCGCATTGTGCTCAAAGATTTTTCCAAAATTGATCGCGCTTTTTTCACGCTCAATGGCTATTTGGGAATCATCTTTTTTGCCTTGATCTTTTTAGATAGGATCTGAATATGGAAACCATTCGTTTCGTGACCGCTTTTTTAAAGATCGCCTTTGAGCCAAGTGATGTGGAAAATTCACCGTTGATGCAAGAGTATTACACACTTTTG from Sulfurospirillum multivorans DSM 12446 carries:
- the mqnP gene encoding menaquinone biosynthesis prenyltransferase MqnP, translated to MQQLWLKLKDISDLIVFKHSVFALPFIFVAMIVSSKAQSGTVWFGFKLLIFGLLAAVSARNFAMAFNRYADRDIDKYNPRTANRPSVDGRIGTFNMQLFIALNAIVFIVVAYLINDLAFYLSIPILIILGGYSLFKRFSPYAHLVLGVSLGLAPIAGVVAIQESIPLWSILLSIGVMYWVAGFDLLYSLQDMEYDKANGLFSIPSRFGKEATFFISRLFHAQTVLFWFLFVLSADLGFLAYVGVLISAIVLFFEHRIVLKDFSKIDRAFFTLNGYLGIIFFALIFLDRI